From Solwaraspora sp. WMMD1047, the proteins below share one genomic window:
- a CDS encoding MaoC family dehydratase N-terminal domain-containing protein yields the protein MGAIRFPVEAGHIMMFARSLGHPDPAAGDSAAGPRIAPPTFTRALSHFDPEAPRPRPGQPWRGSGREPAGAPAADGPPRLHAEQHYEYHRPVRAGDVLSAEVAPGRDWQRRNRAGALMTFTETITRFLDADGEPVVTARTVSVVIEK from the coding sequence GTGGGCGCCATCCGGTTCCCCGTCGAGGCGGGCCACATCATGATGTTCGCGCGGTCGCTGGGCCACCCCGACCCGGCCGCCGGCGACTCCGCGGCCGGGCCGCGGATCGCACCGCCGACCTTCACCCGCGCGCTGAGTCACTTCGACCCCGAGGCGCCGCGACCGCGGCCGGGACAGCCGTGGCGGGGGTCCGGACGGGAACCCGCCGGGGCACCGGCGGCGGACGGGCCGCCCCGGCTGCACGCCGAACAGCACTACGAGTACCACCGGCCGGTCCGGGCCGGCGACGTGCTCTCCGCGGAGGTGGCACCCGGCCGGGACTGGCAGCGCCGCAACCGGGCCGGCGCCCTGATGACGTTCACCGAGACGATCACCCGGTTCCTCGACGCCGACGGCGAACCCGTCGTCACCGCCCGCACCGTCTCGGTGGTGATCGAGAAGTGA
- a CDS encoding enoyl-CoA hydratase-related protein — protein sequence MTERRYEDILVERDDGIVWLTINRPEQANQFRFETARELADALRWFRDTADDRVAVITGAGDRFFCIGGEKPKVTGFDQSTVMPIVDVYELIDAVPKPVIAMVNGYAVGGGHVLHVVSDLTIASDRAVFRQVGPSMGSFDAGYGTWLLEDAIGRKRAKEMWYLNEKYDAAEALAMGLVNEVVPHERLRERTREVAVALTRRGPQALAGLKAAFSARNTGVVGQARIAHDQLLRHYLVTEESAEMARSFRAKETPDPNRLNR from the coding sequence GTGACCGAGCGACGCTACGAGGACATCCTGGTCGAACGCGACGACGGGATCGTCTGGCTGACCATCAACCGTCCCGAGCAGGCCAATCAGTTCCGGTTCGAGACCGCGCGGGAGCTGGCTGACGCCCTGCGGTGGTTCCGCGACACCGCCGACGACCGGGTCGCGGTCATCACCGGCGCCGGGGACCGGTTCTTCTGCATCGGCGGCGAGAAGCCGAAGGTCACCGGCTTCGACCAGTCGACGGTGATGCCGATCGTCGACGTGTACGAGCTGATCGACGCGGTACCCAAGCCGGTCATCGCGATGGTCAACGGGTACGCGGTCGGCGGCGGCCACGTGCTGCACGTGGTGAGCGATTTGACGATCGCCTCCGACCGGGCGGTGTTCCGCCAGGTCGGCCCGAGCATGGGCAGCTTCGACGCCGGCTACGGCACCTGGCTGCTGGAGGACGCGATCGGTCGCAAGCGGGCCAAGGAGATGTGGTACCTCAACGAGAAGTACGACGCCGCCGAGGCGCTGGCGATGGGGCTGGTCAACGAGGTGGTGCCGCACGAGCGGCTGCGGGAGCGCACCCGCGAGGTCGCGGTCGCGTTGACCCGCCGCGGCCCGCAGGCGCTCGCCGGTCTCAAGGCGGCGTTCTCGGCCCGCAACACCGGCGTCGTCGGCCAGGCCCGGATCGCCCACGACCAGCTGCTGCGCCACTACCTGGTCACCGAGGAGTCGGCCGAGATGGCCCGCTCGTTCCGGGCGAAGGAGACCCCCGACCCGAACCGGCTGAACCGGTAG
- a CDS encoding 3-hydroxyacyl-CoA dehydrogenase family protein codes for MADFAGPVGVVGAGTMGTGIAITAVRAGIPTVLTDVSETQLRAGADSVAAFLNKSVARGKLTAQDRAAALDRLTTAPTFDGLADCAVVIEAIAEDVAAKQELFATLGKTVGDEVLLVTNTSTLSVTAIAAGAARPENVVGMHFCNPAPLMPLVEVVDGMRTSAETHAAALRLTAALGKTAVVIKDTPGFIVNRLLIPFENDCIRALERGVATVADIDRAVRFGLGYPMGPFTLLDTVGLDLHRAVSLSLYHQLRDPRFAPPPLVDRMIAAGRLGRKTGHGFYEYESAGLFGT; via the coding sequence ATGGCGGACTTCGCAGGACCGGTCGGCGTGGTCGGCGCCGGCACCATGGGCACCGGCATCGCCATCACGGCCGTCCGGGCCGGCATTCCGACGGTGCTCACCGACGTCTCCGAGACGCAGTTGCGGGCCGGTGCCGACTCGGTCGCGGCGTTCCTGAACAAGAGCGTGGCCCGGGGCAAACTCACGGCCCAGGATCGCGCCGCGGCGCTCGACCGGCTGACCACCGCGCCGACCTTCGACGGGCTCGCCGACTGCGCGGTGGTGATCGAGGCGATCGCCGAGGACGTGGCGGCGAAGCAGGAGCTGTTCGCGACGCTCGGCAAGACCGTCGGTGACGAGGTCCTGCTCGTCACGAACACCTCGACGCTGTCGGTGACCGCGATCGCGGCCGGGGCGGCCCGGCCGGAGAACGTGGTCGGCATGCACTTCTGCAACCCGGCGCCGTTGATGCCGCTGGTCGAGGTGGTGGACGGCATGCGTACCTCGGCCGAGACGCACGCCGCCGCGCTGCGGCTGACCGCCGCCCTCGGCAAGACTGCGGTGGTCATCAAGGACACCCCGGGTTTCATCGTCAACCGCCTGCTGATTCCGTTCGAGAACGACTGCATCCGGGCGCTCGAACGGGGTGTGGCGACGGTGGCGGACATCGACCGGGCGGTGCGCTTCGGCCTCGGCTACCCGATGGGTCCGTTCACCCTGCTCGACACCGTCGGGCTGGATCTGCACCGGGCGGTCTCGCTGAGCCTCTACCACCAGCTGCGCGACCCGCGGTTCGCGCCGCCGCCGCTGGTGGACCGGATGATCGCCGCCGGTCGGCTGGGCCGCAAGACCGGCCACGGGTTCTACGAGTACGAGTCCGCTGGCCTGTTCGGCACGTGA
- a CDS encoding 3-hydroxyacyl-CoA dehydrogenase family protein, protein MARNFTRVGVIGFGTMGSGIAQVAAAAGHQVVVLEISADAIETGRRRLAAFVAGGVARGKTDQATADALLARVTGATDAAALADCDLVIESSTEDLAGKRAVLSTVAAAVRPETVITTNTSSLSVTGLAAAVGDPGRFAGLHFFNPAPLMPLVEVVPGASTSPDVVTDLVAWVRAAGKEPVVAKDQPGFLVNSVFMPYLNQAIQAYDDGLASAADLDTAVRLGLGYPKGPLELLDVIGLDVHLHATSGAYADTADPAYAPPPLLRRLVAAGRLGRKSGAGIVPEEDR, encoded by the coding sequence ATGGCACGGAATTTCACCCGGGTGGGCGTGATCGGGTTCGGCACCATGGGTTCGGGCATCGCCCAGGTGGCCGCCGCCGCCGGACACCAGGTGGTGGTCCTGGAGATCTCCGCTGACGCGATCGAGACCGGGCGGCGCCGGTTGGCGGCGTTCGTGGCCGGCGGCGTCGCGCGCGGCAAGACCGACCAGGCGACCGCCGACGCGCTGCTGGCCCGGGTGACCGGCGCCACCGACGCCGCCGCGCTCGCCGACTGCGACCTGGTCATCGAGTCGTCCACCGAGGACCTGGCCGGCAAGCGGGCGGTCCTGTCCACGGTGGCCGCGGCGGTCCGCCCCGAGACGGTGATCACCACCAACACCTCGTCGTTGTCGGTCACCGGCCTCGCCGCGGCGGTCGGCGATCCGGGGCGCTTCGCCGGCCTGCACTTCTTCAACCCGGCGCCGCTGATGCCGTTGGTGGAGGTGGTCCCCGGGGCCTCCACCAGCCCCGACGTCGTGACCGACCTGGTGGCCTGGGTCCGGGCCGCGGGCAAGGAGCCGGTAGTCGCCAAGGACCAGCCCGGATTCCTGGTCAACTCGGTGTTCATGCCCTACCTCAACCAGGCCATCCAGGCGTACGACGACGGGTTGGCCAGCGCGGCGGACCTGGACACCGCGGTGCGGTTGGGCCTCGGTTACCCCAAAGGGCCGCTGGAGCTGCTCGATGTGATCGGGCTCGACGTCCACCTGCACGCGACAAGCGGCGCCTACGCCGACACGGCCGACCCGGCGTACGCGCCGCCGCCGTTGCTGCGTCGCCTGGTGGCGGCCGGCCGGCTCGGCAGGAAGTCGGGCGCCGGGATCGTCCCGGAGGAGGACCGGTGA
- a CDS encoding fatty acid--CoA ligase, which yields MPDAPLTVPMVLRHAFAVHAAAEVVTAGETDRRVSFAALQPRIARLANGLRALGVGAGDRVATYLWNNQEHLEAYAAVPAMGAVLHTLNVRLSVPQNAYVAGHAGDGVVVVGENLVESFARLLPRLDTVHTVLVTGAGDGGALDGHGRRVLRYEEVLAGADDQPRWPALDERSAAAMCYTSGTTGAPKGVVYSHRSTVLHSMSVCSGNAVGMSARDRALVLVPMFHANAWGWPYAALMAGTSLVLPDRDLSPERVVGLIERERVTVTGGVPTLWTDVLHQVRARPADLSSLRLVLCGGSAVPAWLLDAYRDEVGVPLVQAWGMTEVSPLGAVAHTEPLSQGRLLFGVEGRLVDDGGACVPRDGAAVGELQVRGPWVTASYHGDADPAAFDGGWLRTGDVGTLDPGGHLRLTDRAKDVIKSGGEWISSVELENQLAAHPGLAEAVVIGVPDPRWQERPLAVVVPAGGAEVEPAVLRAWLADRVPRWWVPERWSAVAAVPRTSVGKFDKVELRRRYAEGLLPITTVDGGTAR from the coding sequence ATGCCGGACGCCCCGCTGACCGTGCCGATGGTGCTGCGGCACGCCTTCGCGGTGCACGCCGCCGCCGAGGTGGTCACGGCCGGGGAGACCGACCGGCGGGTGAGCTTCGCGGCGCTGCAGCCGCGGATCGCCCGGCTGGCGAACGGGCTGCGTGCCCTCGGCGTCGGCGCCGGGGACCGGGTGGCGACCTACCTGTGGAACAACCAGGAACACCTGGAGGCGTACGCGGCGGTGCCGGCGATGGGGGCCGTCCTGCACACCCTGAACGTCCGGCTGTCGGTGCCGCAGAACGCCTATGTCGCCGGGCACGCCGGTGACGGGGTGGTGGTCGTCGGGGAGAACCTGGTGGAGTCGTTCGCCCGGTTGCTGCCCCGACTGGACACCGTGCACACGGTGCTGGTCACCGGGGCCGGCGACGGTGGTGCGCTCGACGGCCACGGCAGGCGGGTGCTGCGGTACGAGGAGGTGTTGGCCGGCGCCGACGACCAGCCGCGCTGGCCGGCTCTCGACGAGCGGTCCGCCGCCGCGATGTGCTACACGAGCGGCACCACCGGAGCGCCGAAGGGCGTGGTCTACAGCCACCGGTCGACGGTGCTGCACTCGATGTCGGTCTGCTCCGGCAACGCGGTCGGGATGAGTGCCCGGGACCGGGCGCTGGTGCTGGTGCCGATGTTCCACGCCAACGCGTGGGGTTGGCCGTACGCCGCCCTGATGGCCGGCACCAGCCTGGTGCTGCCCGACCGTGACCTGAGCCCGGAGCGGGTGGTCGGGCTGATCGAGCGGGAGCGGGTCACCGTCACCGGTGGGGTGCCGACTCTCTGGACCGACGTCCTGCACCAGGTGCGGGCCCGGCCGGCCGACCTGTCGTCGCTGCGGCTGGTGCTCTGCGGCGGTTCGGCGGTGCCGGCGTGGCTGCTCGACGCGTACCGCGACGAGGTCGGGGTGCCGCTCGTGCAGGCGTGGGGGATGACCGAGGTCTCGCCCCTGGGTGCGGTGGCCCACACCGAACCGCTCAGTCAGGGTCGGCTGCTCTTCGGGGTGGAAGGGCGGCTCGTCGACGACGGTGGCGCGTGCGTGCCCCGGGACGGCGCGGCGGTCGGTGAGCTGCAGGTGCGCGGCCCGTGGGTCACCGCGAGCTACCACGGCGACGCCGACCCGGCGGCCTTCGACGGCGGCTGGCTGCGCACCGGCGACGTCGGCACCCTCGACCCCGGCGGCCACCTGCGCCTCACCGACCGGGCCAAGGACGTCATCAAGTCCGGCGGCGAGTGGATCTCGTCGGTCGAGCTGGAGAACCAGCTGGCCGCGCACCCCGGTCTCGCCGAGGCTGTGGTGATCGGGGTGCCCGACCCGCGCTGGCAGGAACGCCCGCTCGCCGTCGTGGTGCCGGCCGGCGGCGCCGAGGTCGAGCCGGCGGTGCTGCGGGCCTGGCTGGCCGACCGGGTGCCGCGCTGGTGGGTGCCCGAACGGTGGTCGGCCGTGGCGGCGGTGCCGCGGACCAGCGTCGGCAAGTTCGACAAGGTGGAGCTGCGTCGCCGGTACGCCGAGGGTCTGCTCCCGATCACCACTGTGGACGGAGGGACGGCACGATGA
- a CDS encoding CoA transferase, with protein sequence MTAASLLSGLRVVELAVAPSRSMSLAGKLFADLGAAVTRIGAVEPPPGEDAGTAPQREERYLDAMLTRGKELLSAGLDDPRARDAVAAADIVLAPPRGVDHDAVAELNPLAVYGVVDPFGDGSTTRASDFVLQAVGGMVSTTGQPGEPPTRVGVRVGDHLGALYLGLGCLAGLAHRGRTGRGRRITVSLTDALVSSLNNFVAEYAGRHRLPPTLGNRHLASSPWNLYPASDGFVVICLITDRQWDQLATVMGHPDLAGNPDYHGQQNRRPRADELDALVTAWTRTRTVAEILAELSARGVPCGDIPTVDEVLADPAHVMRGFLRRDADGTLDTGPLVRIAATIAGEAGSAPPPPVATGDGGRPLEGLRIVEIGVAAAGPVGGRILANLGADVVKIEPAKGEIGRRVPPVVGTTSAVFHLNNADKRSVCVDLARGPGVQITRRIISRSDVVVENLAPGTLASWGVTFADLGAANPGLIWTSVSGFGQTADGRRLRAYDTVVQAASGLMSMTGFPAGIPTKAGISLSDFFGGVSGAFATLVALTARDLDRRAGRPPVSRHLDVSMYDTTVWTTMTAWPQVLLHGERPARTGNDDRHELWQGLLTCTDGTVAVTLHDAADERAARAVTGGESLPEWAAGRGVAATVEALRCAGLAAGEVRSVADLMADDGLRARAMLSRSAHPFDGEVAVMGTPITFSDLPPRVPAPAPVLGAHTAAVLREVGYDEQELAALLADPTVIQADLGTARE encoded by the coding sequence GTGACGGCGGCGAGCCTTCTCTCCGGACTGCGGGTGGTCGAGCTGGCGGTCGCGCCGAGCCGGTCGATGTCGTTGGCGGGCAAGCTCTTCGCCGACCTCGGCGCCGCCGTGACCCGGATCGGAGCGGTCGAACCGCCGCCGGGCGAGGACGCGGGCACCGCGCCGCAGCGTGAGGAGCGGTATCTCGACGCGATGCTGACGCGCGGGAAAGAGCTGCTGTCCGCCGGACTCGACGACCCGCGGGCGCGGGACGCCGTCGCCGCGGCCGACATCGTGCTGGCCCCGCCGCGCGGCGTCGACCACGACGCCGTCGCCGAGCTCAACCCGCTTGCCGTGTACGGCGTGGTGGACCCGTTCGGCGACGGCTCCACCACCCGGGCCAGCGACTTCGTGTTGCAGGCGGTGGGCGGGATGGTGAGCACGACCGGTCAGCCGGGGGAGCCGCCGACCCGGGTGGGTGTCCGGGTCGGTGACCATCTGGGTGCCCTCTACCTCGGCCTGGGCTGCCTCGCCGGGCTGGCGCACCGGGGCCGGACCGGCCGTGGCCGCCGGATCACGGTGTCGCTCACCGACGCCCTGGTCTCCTCGCTCAACAACTTCGTCGCCGAGTACGCCGGCCGGCACCGGCTGCCGCCGACCCTGGGTAACCGGCACCTCGCGTCCAGCCCGTGGAACCTGTACCCGGCGTCGGACGGGTTCGTCGTCATCTGCCTGATCACCGACCGGCAGTGGGACCAGCTGGCCACCGTGATGGGGCACCCCGACCTGGCCGGCAACCCCGACTATCACGGCCAGCAGAACCGCCGGCCCCGGGCCGACGAACTCGACGCGCTGGTGACGGCCTGGACGCGGACCCGGACCGTCGCCGAGATCCTGGCCGAGCTGAGCGCACGGGGGGTGCCCTGCGGCGACATTCCCACCGTCGACGAGGTGCTCGCCGACCCGGCGCACGTCATGCGCGGCTTCCTGCGGCGGGACGCCGACGGCACGCTCGACACCGGCCCACTGGTCCGGATCGCCGCGACGATCGCCGGCGAGGCCGGGTCGGCGCCGCCGCCCCCGGTCGCGACCGGGGACGGTGGACGTCCGCTGGAAGGGCTGCGCATCGTGGAGATCGGGGTGGCCGCGGCCGGCCCGGTCGGGGGACGCATCCTCGCCAACCTCGGCGCGGACGTGGTGAAGATCGAGCCGGCGAAGGGCGAGATCGGGCGGCGGGTGCCGCCCGTGGTGGGCACCACCTCGGCGGTGTTCCACCTCAACAACGCCGACAAGCGCAGCGTCTGCGTCGACCTCGCGCGGGGGCCGGGCGTCCAGATCACCCGCCGCATCATCAGTCGATCGGACGTGGTGGTGGAGAACCTCGCCCCCGGCACCCTGGCGTCCTGGGGGGTGACGTTCGCCGACCTCGGTGCGGCCAATCCCGGACTGATCTGGACCTCGGTGAGCGGATTCGGCCAGACCGCCGACGGGCGGCGGCTGCGCGCGTACGACACGGTCGTACAGGCCGCCTCGGGGTTGATGTCGATGACCGGCTTCCCGGCGGGGATTCCCACCAAGGCCGGGATCTCGCTGTCGGACTTCTTCGGCGGGGTCTCCGGTGCGTTCGCGACGCTGGTGGCGCTCACCGCCCGCGACCTCGACCGGCGGGCCGGCCGGCCGCCGGTCTCCCGCCACCTGGACGTGTCCATGTACGACACCACCGTCTGGACCACCATGACCGCGTGGCCGCAGGTCCTGCTGCACGGTGAGCGCCCGGCCCGGACCGGCAACGACGACCGCCACGAGCTGTGGCAGGGCCTGCTCACCTGCACCGACGGCACGGTCGCGGTGACCCTGCACGACGCCGCCGACGAGCGGGCCGCGCGGGCCGTGACCGGCGGCGAGTCGCTGCCGGAGTGGGCCGCCGGCCGCGGCGTCGCGGCGACGGTCGAGGCGCTGCGCTGCGCGGGGCTGGCCGCCGGAGAGGTACGCAGTGTGGCCGACCTGATGGCCGACGACGGGTTGCGGGCGCGGGCGATGCTGTCCCGCTCGGCGCACCCGTTCGACGGCGAGGTGGCGGTGATGGGTACGCCGATCACCTTCTCGGACCTGCCGCCGAGGGTGCCCGCTCCGGCCCCGGTGCTCGGCGCGCACACCGCCGCGGTGCTGCGCGAGGTCGGCTACGACGAGCAGGAGTTGGCCGCCCTGCTGGCCGACCCGACGGTGATCCAGGCCGACCTCGGAACAGCTCGGGAGTGA
- a CDS encoding MaoC/PaaZ C-terminal domain-containing protein, translating to MITVGSTYEAVVVDDLTRTQIVQYAGASGDFNPLHTDEVFATQVAGQPTVMAHGMLTMGLTGRALTDWFGDDRLLEFGARFVGPVWPGDTLTVRAEVDEVEPGRWCTVSLSTSAADGRVVLTGRARARLA from the coding sequence GTGATCACCGTCGGCAGCACGTACGAGGCCGTGGTCGTCGACGACCTCACCCGCACCCAGATCGTCCAGTACGCGGGCGCGTCGGGCGACTTCAACCCGCTGCACACCGACGAGGTGTTCGCGACCCAGGTCGCCGGGCAGCCGACGGTGATGGCACACGGCATGCTCACCATGGGGCTGACCGGCCGGGCGCTCACCGACTGGTTCGGCGACGACCGGCTGCTGGAGTTCGGCGCCCGGTTCGTCGGCCCGGTCTGGCCGGGCGACACGCTCACCGTGCGCGCCGAGGTGGACGAGGTGGAGCCCGGCCGGTGGTGCACGGTCAGCCTGTCGACCTCGGCCGCCGACGGGCGCGTGGTGCTGACCGGACGAGCCCGGGCGAGGCTGGCATGA
- a CDS encoding thiolase family protein produces MTTAVLVDVVRTPSGRGKPGGALHPVHPVDLLATVLAALVDRTRLDPDRIDDVITGCVGQFGEQSGNVARQAVLAAGFPESVPATTVDRQCGSSQQALHFAAQGVLAGAYDVVVAAGVESMSRIPLGAAAGGQDPFGPRFHARYPDGLVNQGISAELIADRWQLSRAALDDFAARSHQRAAAAAAAGLFTDELVPIDGCAADETIRPDTTAAALAGLRPAFRTPESVARFPDLDWRITAGNSSPLTDGASAALVMSEQLADRLGLRPRARFHAFAVAGADPLLMLTAPIPATRKVLDRAGLGIDDLDGYEVNEAFASVPLAWSQELGADPDRLNPRGGAIALGHPLGASGLRLTAALLGRLEQIAGRYGLLTMCEGGGLANATIIERL; encoded by the coding sequence ATGACCACCGCGGTGCTCGTCGACGTCGTCCGCACCCCGTCGGGCCGGGGCAAGCCGGGCGGTGCGCTGCACCCGGTGCACCCGGTCGACCTGCTGGCGACCGTGCTGGCCGCGCTGGTGGACCGCACCCGTCTCGACCCGGACCGGATCGACGACGTGATCACCGGATGTGTCGGGCAGTTCGGCGAGCAGTCCGGCAATGTCGCCCGGCAGGCCGTGCTGGCCGCCGGGTTCCCCGAGTCGGTGCCGGCGACCACAGTGGACCGCCAGTGCGGCTCCAGCCAACAGGCGCTGCACTTCGCCGCCCAGGGCGTGCTGGCCGGCGCGTACGACGTGGTGGTCGCGGCCGGGGTCGAGTCGATGAGTCGGATTCCGTTGGGCGCCGCCGCCGGCGGCCAGGACCCGTTCGGACCGCGGTTCCATGCCCGCTATCCCGACGGGCTGGTCAACCAGGGCATCTCGGCCGAGCTGATCGCCGACCGGTGGCAGCTGTCCCGCGCGGCGCTCGACGACTTCGCCGCCCGGTCCCACCAGCGGGCCGCCGCCGCCGCGGCGGCCGGGCTCTTCACCGACGAGCTGGTGCCGATCGACGGATGCGCGGCCGACGAGACGATCCGGCCCGACACGACCGCGGCGGCGCTCGCCGGGCTCCGGCCGGCCTTCCGCACCCCGGAGTCGGTTGCCCGCTTCCCCGACCTGGACTGGCGGATCACCGCCGGCAACTCGTCGCCGCTGACCGACGGCGCCTCGGCCGCGCTGGTGATGTCGGAACAGTTGGCCGACCGGCTCGGCCTGCGCCCCCGGGCCCGGTTCCACGCGTTCGCGGTGGCCGGCGCCGACCCGCTGCTGATGTTGACCGCGCCGATCCCCGCCACCCGCAAGGTGCTCGACCGGGCCGGGTTGGGCATCGACGACCTCGATGGCTACGAGGTGAACGAGGCGTTCGCGTCGGTGCCGCTGGCCTGGTCCCAGGAGCTGGGCGCCGACCCGGACCGGCTCAACCCGCGCGGCGGCGCGATCGCGCTGGGACACCCGCTCGGCGCCTCCGGGCTACGGCTGACCGCCGCGCTGCTGGGCCGGCTGGAGCAGATCGCCGGCCGGTACGGCCTGCTGACGATGTGCGAGGGCGGCGGCCTGGCGAACGCCACGATCATCGAGCGACTCTGA
- a CDS encoding enoyl-CoA hydratase-related protein yields MDYPDITFDIHGPVATIAFNRPDRMNSFSPDLLDSAMRAVDVVRRDPDLRVLVLTGTGRAFCAGADTKRIHEERASGQRDSLGFAQVQMAQNLLLALHRLPKPVLGAINGVAAGAGFELSLACDLRIAAESAFFKEAAMGVGLVPGDGSAWFLPRLVGLARAFELFFLEERIPADRALSMGLVNRVVPDEEFPAAVEELARTLASKPPIALALTKQAVVNGLSCSLPETLVELRDSVVTTLATADYVTGSNAVRDRKAPAFEGR; encoded by the coding sequence ATGGACTACCCCGACATCACGTTCGACATCCACGGGCCGGTCGCCACGATCGCGTTCAACCGGCCGGACCGGATGAATTCCTTCAGCCCCGACCTGCTCGACAGCGCGATGCGCGCGGTCGACGTGGTGCGCCGGGACCCGGATCTGCGGGTGCTCGTGCTCACCGGCACCGGGCGGGCGTTCTGCGCGGGTGCCGACACCAAGCGGATCCACGAGGAGCGCGCGAGCGGCCAGCGGGACTCGCTCGGCTTCGCCCAGGTGCAGATGGCACAGAACCTCCTGCTGGCCCTGCACCGGCTGCCGAAGCCGGTGCTGGGCGCGATCAACGGGGTGGCCGCCGGCGCCGGCTTCGAGTTGAGTCTCGCCTGCGACCTGCGCATCGCGGCGGAATCGGCGTTCTTCAAGGAGGCGGCGATGGGGGTGGGCCTGGTGCCGGGTGACGGGTCGGCCTGGTTCCTGCCCCGCCTGGTGGGGCTGGCCCGCGCGTTCGAGCTGTTCTTCCTGGAGGAGCGGATCCCGGCCGACCGGGCACTGTCGATGGGGCTGGTGAACCGGGTGGTGCCGGACGAGGAGTTCCCCGCCGCCGTGGAGGAGCTCGCCCGTACCCTCGCCTCGAAGCCGCCGATCGCGCTCGCCCTGACCAAACAGGCGGTCGTCAACGGGTTGTCCTGTTCGCTGCCGGAGACCCTCGTCGAGCTACGCGACTCGGTGGTGACCACGTTGGCCACGGCCGACTACGTCACCGGGTCCAACGCGGTACGGGACCGCAAGGCCCCGGCGTTCGAAGGGCGGTGA